The following proteins are co-located in the Meriones unguiculatus strain TT.TT164.6M chromosome 4, Bangor_MerUng_6.1, whole genome shotgun sequence genome:
- the Cbln4 gene encoding cerebellin-4, which yields MGSARRELSVVPAVLLILALPLPVWAQNDTEPIVLEGKCLVVCDSNPATDSKGSSSSPLGISVRAANSKVAFSAVRSTNHEPSEMSNKTRIIYFDQILVNVGNFFTLESVFVAPRKGIYSFSFHVIKVYQSQTIQVNLMLNGKPVISAFAGDKDVTREAATNGVLLYLDKEDKVYLKLEKGNLLGGWQYSTFSGFLVFPL from the exons ATGGGCTCCGCGCGCCGGGAGCTGTCCGTGGTACCGGCTGTTCTGCTGATTCTCGCGCTGCCGCTGCCTGTCTGGGCACAGAATGACACCGAACCGATCGTGCTGGAGGGCAAGTGTCTGGTGGTGTGCGACTCGAACCCAGCCACAGACTCGAAGGGATCATCTTCTTCCCCTCTGGGGATATCGGTCCGGGCAGCAAACTCCAAGGTGGCCTTTTCGGCGGTTCGGAGCACCAACCACGAGCCATCTGAGATGAGCAACAAGACACGCATCATTTACTTTGATCAG ATCCTGGTTAACGTGGGTAATTTTTTCACTTTGGAGTCTGTCTTTGTGGCACCGAGGAAAGGAATCTATAGTTTCAGTTTTCACGTAATTAAAGTCTACCAGAGCCAAACAATCCAG GTTAACTTGATGTTAAACGGAAAACCAGTCATCTCTGCATTTGCTGGGGATAAGGACGTGACCCGCGAAGCCGCCACTAATGGAGTGCTACTCTATCTGGACAAGGAAGATAAGGTCTACCTAAAACTGGAGAAAGGTAACTTGCTTGGTGGCTGGCAGTATTCCACGTTTTCTGGCTTCCTGGTGTTTCCTCTATAG